A stretch of the Lolium perenne isolate Kyuss_39 chromosome 3, Kyuss_2.0, whole genome shotgun sequence genome encodes the following:
- the LOC127340815 gene encoding uncharacterized protein isoform X2, with the protein MDIEYGCLPQDILHGIPCKFRNGIVVCEVRDYRPFLSNGGDSSGYDFPKMNRVALRLGTECVIKDLSLIADPSWTYHHQLIAESTIINSLQPRLNLDPTPCLEKLCNSVKKIDLGLNKGRQRTKDTSLLSSSTDPPEKCKPKECGTCEDAAVCIERSTLEVFPARIFCSSPVNCSSSAQVNNPKSTVMSDPEETIQRSSTLRNSSALCDRKQSASGSPAPDHSLQNHEQQVELAIVQVDHKNGQSPRETVLSQKRKQSLNLPRERRPSNKSARMSFQSPKGQLQKSIGTSNKERLKLGSPKEPPVEVKVDQTIGKKDMRVQQQKTFSAIPTHRLSPLNRNDPCSEKFPRKVKQGSQKELLIEVKVDQMIGKKDTRGHEQKPFSVIPSNQPLPSLSRNSPCSDKFSEKVKVVSQKELPVEVKVEQIICKKDMREQKNEPLSMLQTNHPHPSLNRNSPHAENIPVKVHSSHITMNERHLASIVNMDSHSASGIEVSAMTPVSSCDASSGKASAGPNEDKASTEPKPTTLKRDVPGTSPISLNQQASFKGKCQKQADILDRRLFEDGGLVEPGVADSTTSRFGISPDIELCIRHPLYNIEPDIEKILSEVILITQRHALNGNASKVEGVETLRPSSSCSPSHFFRYGSAGGSPYMREETISCHPTTGTKNTRNIGRYVFHRVQYFCRGIIDQSHYILCLRESESPEDHQIAVVMISGDEHIHIATLPTYDQARKLVDQFILLMKRDGYALCNSTACNGFPVLRQQSGDVSQLGYLTGEHSQYQGFSPCVAKSVVINECQDTSFSFQKRLQDVQGNVRQQGSQQWGLPDVHSNVLHQGSQQWGLPDVHSNVLHQGSQQCGLPDVHANVRQLGNTQQWRLPDAHANVRKQGSDQQWGLPYVHANVPHQGSNQQWGLPGAHANVSHQGSSQQWGLPGAQTNVVHQGSNQQWGLPSAHANVPHEGRQQWGLPDPHTNLVPQGRHQWGMPDVHANALHQGSQQWVQPGQCPTMASVDTSYFLNPNYPAEQQYNSRVPGGVCSMDQHQHHYLQNRHPGSSDRYATSMNTGFYDQWHQTPPQQLSSRTHQWGFQDFGRQTNSMPQMHAGRGMRLSVPHPVGSPQMSSPTTGSDVSVTSFLVPPSYPYLPHGNGIS; encoded by the exons ATG GATATTGAGTACGGCTGCTTGCCTCAAGATATCTTGCATGGCATCCCTTGTAAATTCCGCAATGGAATTGTTGTCTGCGAG GTGCGGGACTACCGACCCTTCCTTTCTAATGGGGGCGATTCTTCAGGATATGACTTCCCTAAAATGAACAGAGTTGCTCTTAGATTGGGCACTGAATGTGTTATCAAGGATCTGTCCTTGATTGCGGATCCTTCATGGACTTATCACCATCAATTG ATTGCCGAGTCGACCATCATCAATTCCTTGCAACCCAGGCTTAATTTGGATCCTACACCATGCCTTGAAAAGCTTTGCAACTCTGTCAAGAAG ATCGATTTAGGCCTAAATAAGGGAAGACAGCGAACCAAAGATACATCTCTTCTCAGTTCTTCTACTGATCCTCCTGAAAAATGCAAGCCCAAGGAATGCGGCACCTGTGAAGATGCAGCAGTATGCATtgagagatcaactctagaagtcTTCCCAGCCAGAATATTTTGCAGCTCACCTGTGAACTGTTCATCCTCTGCCCAAGTTAATAATCCGAAATCAACTGTAATGTCTGATCCTGAAGAGACCATTCAACGCTCTTCTACCCTGAGGAACAGTTCTGCCTTATGTGACAGAAAACAAAGTGCATCAGGTAGTCCTGCTCCTGATCATTCTCttcagaatcatgaacagcaggtGGAGTTAGCAATTGTACAGGTTGATCACAAAAATGGACAATCACCAAGGGAGACAGTTCTATCACAAAAGAGAAAGCAGTCCTTGAATCTTCCACGTGAAAGGCGACCTTCAAACAAAAGTGCAAGGATGAGTTTCCAAAGTCCCAAAGGCCAGCTTCAAAAGTCAATCGGGACTTCAAATAAAGAAAGGCTTAAACTGGGATCTCCAAAAGAACCACCGGTTGAGGTTAAGGTAGATCAGACAATAGGCAAGAAGGACATGAGAGTACAGCAACAGAAGACCTTCTCAGCGATCCCAACCCATCGCCTAAGTCCTTTGAACAGAAATGATCCATGTTCAGAAAAATTCCCCCGAAAGGTTAAGCAGGGATCTCAGAAAGAACTGTTAATTGAGGTTAAAGTTGATCAGATGATTGGCAAAAAGGACACGAGAGGACATGAACAGAAGCCCTTCTCAGTTATCCCATCCAATCAACCACTTCCTTCCTTGAGCAGAAATAGTCCATGTTCAGATAAGTTCTCTGAAAAGGTTAAGGTGGTATCTCAAAAAGAACTGCCGGTTGAGGTCAAGGTAGAACAGATAATATGCAAAAAGGACATGAGAGAACAGAAAAATGAGCCATTGTCAATGCTCCAAACCAATCATCCACACCCTTCCTTGAACAGAAATAGTCCGCATGCAGAAAATATCCCTGTAAAGGTTCACTCTTCGCATATAACGATGAATGAAAGACATTTGGCCTCAATTGTAAATATGGACAGTCACAGCGCGTCAGGGATCGAAGTTAGTGCAATGACCCCTGTATCCTCCTGCGATGCAAGTTCTGGAAAGGCGTCTGCCGGACCTAATGAGGATAAAGCTTCTACAGAGCCCAAACCTACTACTTTAAAGAGAGACGTACCAGGAACTTCTCCCATTTCTCTGAACCAGCAAGCCAGTTTCAAAGGGAAATGTCAGAAACAAGCTGATATTCTGGACAGACGACTGTTTGAGGACGGAGGCTTAGTAGAGCCAGGTGTTGCTGATAGTACTACCAGTCGATTTGGTATTTCTCCAGATATTGAGTTGTGTATTAGACACCCTTTATATAACATTGAACCTGACATAGAAAAGATCCTATCAGAGGTCATCCTGATCACCCAGAG GCATGCACTAAATGGAAATGCTTCTAAGGTTGAGGGTGTTGAAACATTGAGGCCATCGTCTTCCTGCTCACCCTCCCATTTCTTTCGGTATGGGAGTGCTGGGGGAAGTCCATACATGCGAGAAGAGACCATTTCGTGCCATCCGACTACAGGAACTAAAAATACTCGAAATATTGGAAGATATGTTTTTCACCGTGTGCAGTATTTCTGTAGAG GTATAATTGATCAATCTCACTACATACTTTGCCTTCGTGAGTCTGAATCACCAGAGGACCATCAAATAGCTGTTGTAATGATATCAGGAGATGAGCATATTCACATTGCTACTCTTCCCACTTAT GATCAAGCAAGGAAGCTTGTGGACCAATTCATTCTTCTG ATGAAACGGGATGGCTACGCACTATGCAATTCTACAGCCTGTAATGGATTCCCTGTACTCAGGCAG CAATCTGGAGATGTCTCTCAGCTTGGCTATCTGACTGGAGAACATTCACAATACCAGGGGTTCTCACCTTGTGTTGCAAAAAGTGTTGTAATTAATGAATGCCAGGATACAAGTTTTTCCTTCCAGAAGAGGCTCCAAGATGTACAGGGAAATGTTCGGCAGCAAGGGAGCCAGCAGTGGGGGCTGCCAGATGTACATTCAAACGTTTTACATCAAGGGAGTCAACAGTGGGGGCTGCCAGATGTGCATTCAAATGTCCTGCACCAAGGGAGTCAGCAGTGTGGGCTACCAGATGTACACGCGAATGTTCGGCAGCTAGGAAATACTCAGCAATGGAGGCTGCCAGATGCACATGCAAATGTTCGGAAGCAAGGGAGTGATCAGCAGTGGGGACTGCCATATGTACACGCAAATGTTCCACATCAAGGGAGTAATCAGCAGTGGGGGCTGCCAGGTGCACACGCAAATGTTTCACATCAAGGGAGTAGTCAGCAGTGGGGGCTGCCAGGTGCACAGACAAATGTTGTGCACCAAGGGAGTAATCAGCAATGGGGGCTGCCAAGTGCACACGCAAATGTTCCGCATGAAGGGAGACAGCAATGGGGGCTGCCAGATCCACATACCAATCTTGTGCCTCAAGGGAGACATCAATGGGGGATGCCAGATGTCCATGCTAATGCCCTGCATCAAGGGAGCCAGCAGTGGGTACAGCCAGGGCAATGCCCAACAATGGCTAGCGTTGACACATCCTACTTCCTGAATCCTAATTACCCAGCTGAGCAGCAGTATAACAGCCGAGTCCCAGGTGGAGTGTGCTCAATGGATCAGCACCAGCATCATTACCTCCAGAACAGACATCCAGGGTCCAGTGATAGATACGCTACAAGCATGAACACAGGCTTCTATGATCAGTGGCACCAGACTCCTCCGCAGCAGCTCAGCAGCAGGACACACCAATGGGGCTTCCAAGACTTCGGCAGGCAAACTAACAGCATGCCTCAGATGCATGCCGGGAGGGGCATGCGGCTGTCAGTGCCGCATCCGGTTGGCAGCCCGCAGATGAGCTCGCCGACCACCGGCTCCGATGTCAGTGTCACAAGCTTCCTGGTACCTCCCAGTTACCCATACCTGCCACATGGAAATGGAATAAGTTGA
- the LOC127340815 gene encoding uncharacterized protein isoform X1, protein MVVSFKISRRGRRFYPPPPASTSAAADPPPPAASPYGSPLPPPPPPPPWHAAAAGGPGLDSGAAVRSGVLGGNGADPADLDLEPSFALNLFPDGYTVGGLDKGMLVFLIGDDSERKPYTRASRALLSDIEYGCLPQDILHGIPCKFRNGIVVCEVRDYRPFLSNGGDSSGYDFPKMNRVALRLGTECVIKDLSLIADPSWTYHHQLIAESTIINSLQPRLNLDPTPCLEKLCNSVKKIDLGLNKGRQRTKDTSLLSSSTDPPEKCKPKECGTCEDAAVCIERSTLEVFPARIFCSSPVNCSSSAQVNNPKSTVMSDPEETIQRSSTLRNSSALCDRKQSASGSPAPDHSLQNHEQQVELAIVQVDHKNGQSPRETVLSQKRKQSLNLPRERRPSNKSARMSFQSPKGQLQKSIGTSNKERLKLGSPKEPPVEVKVDQTIGKKDMRVQQQKTFSAIPTHRLSPLNRNDPCSEKFPRKVKQGSQKELLIEVKVDQMIGKKDTRGHEQKPFSVIPSNQPLPSLSRNSPCSDKFSEKVKVVSQKELPVEVKVEQIICKKDMREQKNEPLSMLQTNHPHPSLNRNSPHAENIPVKVHSSHITMNERHLASIVNMDSHSASGIEVSAMTPVSSCDASSGKASAGPNEDKASTEPKPTTLKRDVPGTSPISLNQQASFKGKCQKQADILDRRLFEDGGLVEPGVADSTTSRFGISPDIELCIRHPLYNIEPDIEKILSEVILITQRHALNGNASKVEGVETLRPSSSCSPSHFFRYGSAGGSPYMREETISCHPTTGTKNTRNIGRYVFHRVQYFCRGIIDQSHYILCLRESESPEDHQIAVVMISGDEHIHIATLPTYDQARKLVDQFILLMKRDGYALCNSTACNGFPVLRQQSGDVSQLGYLTGEHSQYQGFSPCVAKSVVINECQDTSFSFQKRLQDVQGNVRQQGSQQWGLPDVHSNVLHQGSQQWGLPDVHSNVLHQGSQQCGLPDVHANVRQLGNTQQWRLPDAHANVRKQGSDQQWGLPYVHANVPHQGSNQQWGLPGAHANVSHQGSSQQWGLPGAQTNVVHQGSNQQWGLPSAHANVPHEGRQQWGLPDPHTNLVPQGRHQWGMPDVHANALHQGSQQWVQPGQCPTMASVDTSYFLNPNYPAEQQYNSRVPGGVCSMDQHQHHYLQNRHPGSSDRYATSMNTGFYDQWHQTPPQQLSSRTHQWGFQDFGRQTNSMPQMHAGRGMRLSVPHPVGSPQMSSPTTGSDVSVTSFLVPPSYPYLPHGNGIS, encoded by the exons ATGGTCGTCTCCTTCAAGATCTcccgccgcggccgccgcttCTACCCGCCGCCTCCCGCCTCAacgtccgccgccgccgacccGCCTCCTCCCGCGGCGTCCCCGTACGGGTCGCCcctgccgccgcctccgccgcctccgccctGGCAC GCCGCCGCGGCGGGGGGCCCGGGGCTCGACAGCGGCGCCGCCGTCCGGTCGGGCGTGCTCGGTGGAAATGGAGCCGATCCTGCTGATTTAG ACCTCGAGCCGTCCTTTGCACTGAATCTGTTTCCGGATGGATACACCGTTGGCGGGCTCGATAAG GGAATGCTTGTGTTTCTGATTGGTGATGATTCAGAGAGGAAGCCGTATACTAGGGCATCGAGAGCTTTGCTTTCC GATATTGAGTACGGCTGCTTGCCTCAAGATATCTTGCATGGCATCCCTTGTAAATTCCGCAATGGAATTGTTGTCTGCGAG GTGCGGGACTACCGACCCTTCCTTTCTAATGGGGGCGATTCTTCAGGATATGACTTCCCTAAAATGAACAGAGTTGCTCTTAGATTGGGCACTGAATGTGTTATCAAGGATCTGTCCTTGATTGCGGATCCTTCATGGACTTATCACCATCAATTG ATTGCCGAGTCGACCATCATCAATTCCTTGCAACCCAGGCTTAATTTGGATCCTACACCATGCCTTGAAAAGCTTTGCAACTCTGTCAAGAAG ATCGATTTAGGCCTAAATAAGGGAAGACAGCGAACCAAAGATACATCTCTTCTCAGTTCTTCTACTGATCCTCCTGAAAAATGCAAGCCCAAGGAATGCGGCACCTGTGAAGATGCAGCAGTATGCATtgagagatcaactctagaagtcTTCCCAGCCAGAATATTTTGCAGCTCACCTGTGAACTGTTCATCCTCTGCCCAAGTTAATAATCCGAAATCAACTGTAATGTCTGATCCTGAAGAGACCATTCAACGCTCTTCTACCCTGAGGAACAGTTCTGCCTTATGTGACAGAAAACAAAGTGCATCAGGTAGTCCTGCTCCTGATCATTCTCttcagaatcatgaacagcaggtGGAGTTAGCAATTGTACAGGTTGATCACAAAAATGGACAATCACCAAGGGAGACAGTTCTATCACAAAAGAGAAAGCAGTCCTTGAATCTTCCACGTGAAAGGCGACCTTCAAACAAAAGTGCAAGGATGAGTTTCCAAAGTCCCAAAGGCCAGCTTCAAAAGTCAATCGGGACTTCAAATAAAGAAAGGCTTAAACTGGGATCTCCAAAAGAACCACCGGTTGAGGTTAAGGTAGATCAGACAATAGGCAAGAAGGACATGAGAGTACAGCAACAGAAGACCTTCTCAGCGATCCCAACCCATCGCCTAAGTCCTTTGAACAGAAATGATCCATGTTCAGAAAAATTCCCCCGAAAGGTTAAGCAGGGATCTCAGAAAGAACTGTTAATTGAGGTTAAAGTTGATCAGATGATTGGCAAAAAGGACACGAGAGGACATGAACAGAAGCCCTTCTCAGTTATCCCATCCAATCAACCACTTCCTTCCTTGAGCAGAAATAGTCCATGTTCAGATAAGTTCTCTGAAAAGGTTAAGGTGGTATCTCAAAAAGAACTGCCGGTTGAGGTCAAGGTAGAACAGATAATATGCAAAAAGGACATGAGAGAACAGAAAAATGAGCCATTGTCAATGCTCCAAACCAATCATCCACACCCTTCCTTGAACAGAAATAGTCCGCATGCAGAAAATATCCCTGTAAAGGTTCACTCTTCGCATATAACGATGAATGAAAGACATTTGGCCTCAATTGTAAATATGGACAGTCACAGCGCGTCAGGGATCGAAGTTAGTGCAATGACCCCTGTATCCTCCTGCGATGCAAGTTCTGGAAAGGCGTCTGCCGGACCTAATGAGGATAAAGCTTCTACAGAGCCCAAACCTACTACTTTAAAGAGAGACGTACCAGGAACTTCTCCCATTTCTCTGAACCAGCAAGCCAGTTTCAAAGGGAAATGTCAGAAACAAGCTGATATTCTGGACAGACGACTGTTTGAGGACGGAGGCTTAGTAGAGCCAGGTGTTGCTGATAGTACTACCAGTCGATTTGGTATTTCTCCAGATATTGAGTTGTGTATTAGACACCCTTTATATAACATTGAACCTGACATAGAAAAGATCCTATCAGAGGTCATCCTGATCACCCAGAG GCATGCACTAAATGGAAATGCTTCTAAGGTTGAGGGTGTTGAAACATTGAGGCCATCGTCTTCCTGCTCACCCTCCCATTTCTTTCGGTATGGGAGTGCTGGGGGAAGTCCATACATGCGAGAAGAGACCATTTCGTGCCATCCGACTACAGGAACTAAAAATACTCGAAATATTGGAAGATATGTTTTTCACCGTGTGCAGTATTTCTGTAGAG GTATAATTGATCAATCTCACTACATACTTTGCCTTCGTGAGTCTGAATCACCAGAGGACCATCAAATAGCTGTTGTAATGATATCAGGAGATGAGCATATTCACATTGCTACTCTTCCCACTTAT GATCAAGCAAGGAAGCTTGTGGACCAATTCATTCTTCTG ATGAAACGGGATGGCTACGCACTATGCAATTCTACAGCCTGTAATGGATTCCCTGTACTCAGGCAG CAATCTGGAGATGTCTCTCAGCTTGGCTATCTGACTGGAGAACATTCACAATACCAGGGGTTCTCACCTTGTGTTGCAAAAAGTGTTGTAATTAATGAATGCCAGGATACAAGTTTTTCCTTCCAGAAGAGGCTCCAAGATGTACAGGGAAATGTTCGGCAGCAAGGGAGCCAGCAGTGGGGGCTGCCAGATGTACATTCAAACGTTTTACATCAAGGGAGTCAACAGTGGGGGCTGCCAGATGTGCATTCAAATGTCCTGCACCAAGGGAGTCAGCAGTGTGGGCTACCAGATGTACACGCGAATGTTCGGCAGCTAGGAAATACTCAGCAATGGAGGCTGCCAGATGCACATGCAAATGTTCGGAAGCAAGGGAGTGATCAGCAGTGGGGACTGCCATATGTACACGCAAATGTTCCACATCAAGGGAGTAATCAGCAGTGGGGGCTGCCAGGTGCACACGCAAATGTTTCACATCAAGGGAGTAGTCAGCAGTGGGGGCTGCCAGGTGCACAGACAAATGTTGTGCACCAAGGGAGTAATCAGCAATGGGGGCTGCCAAGTGCACACGCAAATGTTCCGCATGAAGGGAGACAGCAATGGGGGCTGCCAGATCCACATACCAATCTTGTGCCTCAAGGGAGACATCAATGGGGGATGCCAGATGTCCATGCTAATGCCCTGCATCAAGGGAGCCAGCAGTGGGTACAGCCAGGGCAATGCCCAACAATGGCTAGCGTTGACACATCCTACTTCCTGAATCCTAATTACCCAGCTGAGCAGCAGTATAACAGCCGAGTCCCAGGTGGAGTGTGCTCAATGGATCAGCACCAGCATCATTACCTCCAGAACAGACATCCAGGGTCCAGTGATAGATACGCTACAAGCATGAACACAGGCTTCTATGATCAGTGGCACCAGACTCCTCCGCAGCAGCTCAGCAGCAGGACACACCAATGGGGCTTCCAAGACTTCGGCAGGCAAACTAACAGCATGCCTCAGATGCATGCCGGGAGGGGCATGCGGCTGTCAGTGCCGCATCCGGTTGGCAGCCCGCAGATGAGCTCGCCGACCACCGGCTCCGATGTCAGTGTCACAAGCTTCCTGGTACCTCCCAGTTACCCATACCTGCCACATGGAAATGGAATAAGTTGA